A region from the Halomarina litorea genome encodes:
- a CDS encoding helix-turn-helix domain-containing protein — MREFVFTVEYDAGVDRLADAFIDHPDAMGASLACCVTARNMWRLDRLTGSPAALDAVEACFLDGRCNECIGHEDCGATCQYEVLRRTPGSLTVYTFRPEVEHCHSIPYLATSHLGDGLLFETTRTGDRYEWRVLLRDGDSVGGLYDALQSDLRPGVRLNLTHLGTPDHWCERAVTVADLPAEQREALIAAVDGGYYRTPREATVADLADSLGVPRSTLQYRLQRAEAWLARAFVDATR; from the coding sequence ATGCGCGAGTTCGTCTTCACGGTCGAGTACGACGCGGGCGTCGACCGACTCGCGGACGCCTTCATCGACCACCCCGACGCGATGGGGGCCTCTCTCGCCTGCTGTGTCACCGCCCGGAATATGTGGCGACTCGACCGGCTGACGGGGTCGCCAGCGGCCCTCGACGCCGTCGAGGCGTGTTTCCTCGACGGGCGGTGCAACGAGTGCATCGGCCACGAGGACTGCGGGGCGACCTGCCAGTACGAGGTGCTCCGGCGGACGCCGGGGAGTCTCACCGTCTACACCTTCCGCCCCGAGGTCGAACACTGCCACTCGATTCCCTACCTCGCGACGTCTCACCTCGGCGACGGCCTCCTGTTCGAGACGACGCGGACGGGCGACCGCTACGAGTGGCGCGTCCTCCTTCGGGACGGGGACAGCGTGGGCGGCCTGTACGACGCCCTCCAGAGCGACCTGCGGCCCGGCGTCCGACTGAACCTCACGCACCTCGGGACGCCGGACCACTGGTGCGAGCGGGCGGTCACCGTCGCGGACCTGCCCGCGGAACAGCGCGAGGCGCTCATCGCGGCCGTCGACGGCGGCTACTACCGGACGCCCCGCGAGGCGACCGTGGCGGACCTCGCCGACTCGCTCGGGGTGCCACGCTCGACGCTCCAGTATCGCCTCCAGCGGGCCGAGGCGTGGCTCGCGCGGGCGTTCGTGGACGCGACGCGGTGA
- a CDS encoding ArnT family glycosyltransferase: MARRSRPSPETLALLALSLFAGVVLLTVARDLFPLLSENHDEGVYLQQAAMLLEGKLWLTTDHPGAFRPWFFVVDGGRLYPKYSPVTAALFAPGVALGVPRVGPVLVGTGIVALTGLLAREAFDPPVGVLASAMVLATPFFLLITPNYLPYAPTHLLNLAFALGYVRALRRLDAGRTRASLAYALLAGVSVGLAFFARPYTAVLFGLPFVGHALLLVGRDVRTGEVTPRVTRLAVVALLGLAGVALALAYNVVVTGHALLFPYQAFAPLDGLGFGRRELLGYSRNYTPALAVRVAGQLLWELATRWTVAAPLGTLLAFVGLRSLRSDGGGTETLPDRTLRRLLAGVALSVVVGNVAFWGSLNVLGNVSDPTDGFMGAFGPFYHYDLLLPLSVFGAVGLRDVANWTRARLGALPRRQARAAGLAVLLVAAPVVAGAQVAAMDEPVADHERTTEDLRRALEPFDREFEDALVFLPRTYGAWLNHPFQPLRNGGSLESGDVLYAQDRGAAGDFAVVDAYPDRRLYRYSFRGEWDLGPSPVTPHLQSLAVREGSRHEFTTTVGVVGRPSTVRLAANGTSLVDGVSAEDGTATVEWAVNDTHATLGSGSVPLGRFEEVTLTVTFVQEGGATLTYRQEVDVATGDGRVRVLWPGERSVCRLTTDCGSAGTYVPGGDYLPGVSFETTVRTRNASGQP, translated from the coding sequence ATGGCCCGGCGCAGTCGTCCGTCCCCCGAGACGCTCGCGCTCCTCGCCCTCTCCTTGTTCGCGGGCGTCGTCCTCCTGACCGTCGCACGCGACCTCTTCCCCCTCCTGTCGGAGAACCACGACGAGGGGGTGTACCTCCAGCAGGCCGCGATGTTGCTGGAGGGGAAACTGTGGCTCACGACGGACCACCCCGGCGCGTTCCGCCCGTGGTTCTTCGTGGTCGACGGGGGCCGCCTCTACCCCAAGTACTCGCCCGTCACGGCGGCCCTGTTCGCGCCCGGCGTGGCACTCGGCGTCCCCCGGGTCGGCCCCGTACTCGTGGGGACGGGCATCGTCGCGCTCACGGGGCTACTGGCCCGCGAGGCGTTCGACCCGCCGGTGGGCGTCCTCGCGAGCGCGATGGTCCTCGCCACGCCCTTCTTCCTGCTCATCACGCCGAACTACCTGCCCTACGCGCCGACGCACCTCCTGAACCTCGCCTTCGCGCTGGGGTACGTCCGTGCGCTCAGGCGACTCGACGCGGGCCGGACGCGCGCGAGTCTCGCCTACGCCCTCCTCGCGGGGGTGTCGGTGGGACTCGCGTTCTTCGCGCGCCCCTACACGGCGGTCCTGTTCGGCCTGCCGTTCGTCGGCCACGCCCTGCTGCTCGTCGGTCGGGACGTACGGACCGGCGAGGTGACGCCCCGCGTGACCCGACTGGCCGTCGTCGCCCTCCTCGGACTGGCGGGCGTCGCCCTCGCCCTCGCGTACAACGTGGTCGTCACGGGTCACGCCCTGCTGTTTCCCTATCAGGCGTTCGCACCGCTGGACGGCCTCGGGTTCGGGCGGCGCGAACTGCTGGGGTACAGTCGGAACTACACCCCCGCGCTCGCCGTGCGGGTCGCGGGCCAGTTGCTCTGGGAACTCGCCACCCGATGGACCGTCGCCGCACCCCTCGGGACCCTGCTCGCGTTCGTCGGCCTGCGGTCCCTGCGGTCCGACGGCGGAGGGACCGAAACGCTCCCCGACCGCACCCTCCGTCGCCTCCTCGCGGGCGTCGCCCTCTCGGTGGTCGTCGGGAACGTCGCGTTCTGGGGGTCGCTGAACGTCCTCGGGAACGTCTCCGACCCCACAGACGGCTTCATGGGCGCGTTCGGCCCGTTCTACCACTACGACCTCCTGCTCCCCCTCTCGGTGTTCGGAGCGGTCGGCCTCCGGGACGTGGCGAACTGGACGCGGGCGCGTCTCGGGGCGCTCCCCCGTCGGCAGGCACGGGCGGCGGGACTCGCCGTCCTCCTCGTCGCGGCCCCCGTCGTCGCCGGGGCGCAGGTCGCCGCGATGGACGAACCCGTCGCGGACCACGAGCGGACGACGGAGGACCTCCGGCGGGCGCTGGAACCGTTCGACCGGGAGTTCGAGGACGCCCTCGTCTTCCTCCCGCGGACGTACGGCGCGTGGCTCAACCACCCGTTCCAGCCCCTGCGCAACGGCGGGTCGCTGGAGTCCGGCGACGTGCTCTACGCGCAGGACCGCGGCGCCGCGGGCGACTTCGCCGTCGTCGACGCCTACCCGGACCGGCGGCTCTATCGCTACTCGTTCCGCGGGGAGTGGGACCTCGGCCCGAGTCCCGTCACGCCCCACCTCCAGTCCCTCGCGGTCCGCGAGGGGTCCCGCCACGAGTTCACCACCACCGTCGGCGTGGTGGGTCGCCCCTCGACGGTTCGGCTAGCGGCGAACGGCACGTCCCTCGTTGACGGCGTCAGCGCGGAGGACGGCACCGCGACGGTCGAGTGGGCGGTCAACGACACGCACGCGACGCTCGGAAGCGGGAGTGTCCCGCTCGGTCGCTTCGAGGAAGTCACCCTGACGGTGACGTTCGTTCAGGAGGGCGGCGCGACGCTGACCTACCGACAGGAGGTGGACGTGGCGACGGGCGACGGGCGCGTCCGCGTCCTCTGGCCGGGCGAGCGGTCGGTCTGTCGGCTCACCACCGACTGTGGCTCGGCGGGCACCTACGTCCCCGGCGGGGACTACCTGCCCGGCGTCTCCTTCGAGACGACGGTTCGAACGCGGAACGCCTCGGGGCAACCCTGA
- a CDS encoding CoA-binding protein has product MPVESDEELREALGGRRVAVVGASTTEGKAAHEIPKYLVEHGYDVVLVNPYADEMFDRDGVAMVWHQLGITNDGTGKRVEESGRKFVQDHCMKVEHDRLLG; this is encoded by the coding sequence ATGCCCGTCGAATCCGACGAGGAACTGCGGGAGGCACTGGGCGGCAGGCGCGTGGCGGTCGTCGGGGCGTCCACCACCGAGGGGAAGGCGGCCCACGAGATACCGAAGTACCTCGTCGAGCACGGCTACGACGTGGTGCTGGTGAACCCCTACGCCGACGAGATGTTCGACCGCGACGGCGTCGCGATGGTGTGGCACCAGTTGGGCATCACCAACGACGGGACCGGAAAGCGCGTCGAGGAGTCGGGCAGGAAGTTCGTCCAGGACCACTGCATGAAGGTCGAACACGACCGTCTGCTGGGCTGA